TTATCCCATCTCCCGGGAGAGGTGATTGGATGAGCGGGGAGAGCCAGCAGATGTACCAGCGAATGCCCAGAGAGTGGCTCAGGTTTCCAGGGAGTCCCAGGCTGTAGGGTCTACGATTTGAATACCACTCCCTGGTGGTCTGTCCCCGAAACATTAGGAAGagatggaagaagaaaaaggcagaCACCAGTAGGAAGCCCACCACGCAGGTGTCAGCGATGAAGGCGAAGGCAAAGGCTTGCGCAGAGACCTGGCCTTGAGAGAGGAAGAACGGAAGCACTGGTTTAATCACTGCCATTGAAATGTGTGACAATTAATAAAAGGCACAAACCATTTCCTACCTGAAACGAGCATGATCCAGGGTATGAGCAGCAGTAGGACGCTGTGTAAAGTCACACCCTCCTTCAATATGACAATGAAGACCTCTGCATTCATCAAGGTGGCATACAGGAGCCCAGACCACATAAATAACAAGCAGCTCAGAAAGTAGCGGTAGTTACGGAAGCCCACGCAGCGGCCAAAAAAGACGCAGTGGTGATCTCGCCGCAGCACGCAAACATTGCAGTCATAGCAGTGGGAGCAGCGAGGCGGAGTGTGGGTCTCACACGTGTAACAGTACCTGTgttagaaaaagacaaaaaataaaaaataaatgtatcagtCAAGGTCGAAATTTCTCCTAAACAACCTTTCACAGATGAAACTGGCTATCAACAAGCATGTTTGATAAACCTGACTGGAAAAGGTAGATTGCGAGGACATCCGGTAAAGTGTCTTAGCTGTGGTCACTTTATGGACCCTAAATCATTAGTGACATATTTTACACATGCCAGAAAACTGTAATAATGACTAGGTGTTTAAGTTGTTGAGAGAAATTAAAATTCTAGTCCAGAACAGTGTCTGAGCAGCAAATAAGAGATTTATAACCTAATGATACAACTTTTGGAGGCTCACCGCGACAGGAAATATCGACTAAAATGATATTAGTTGGCCTAAACTTCTCTGTCCCTTATAGAGTATGTAAAGCAGGCTACTAAGTTAAAGGGCACTAGGGTCTAAACCAGGGGGGGGggcaaattgtagaatacaaaaaaacgattatgtctcaaatttaactcaacatacacCAGTGATCAAACATtatcatggacatatttctgcttttcatgatttcatggcagatttcatcatgtttttcttcatgtttccaattaattgatgtgtaaaaaagttaacctgagggccacgttgagggttgatgggggggggggcgccaATTGCCCACCCCAGGTCTAAACTATAACTGTTATGTTGCAGTAAAACAATTTGTGTGAACTGGAATTAAAGGGCCTTGCTCAAAGTAAATCCACTTTTGTCAGATGAATTCATTCAACACTGATAAACACAGTGTTGTTTGCTATATTTTCATTACAGTCAGGTCTTTTCCACGTCTTAAAACAACTGCTCCTTCCTTACCTCCACCCCTGTCCCATGCCTTCTCCTCCCAGGAACACCCCTTTGATACTGGGACTGGTTCTGAGGAACAGCATGGCGTTCCAGCAGATGTTAACCAGCATGAAGTACTGGGCCAGCAGGTGGACGGCTTTCCACCAGGCGGACCACTCCGTCTTCTTCTGGTCTGCCTCCAGCGGAGCCTCGACCAGGACCAGGTAGCTCACCTCCCCGGTGATAGAGAAGACCAAGAAGGTGTTGAGGAGTACGGGGAGGTGGTGACACAGCCTCTCCACCCTGCAAAAAGCTTTACTCGCTAAGCTCGTCATGTTTCCTACCTCCCTGTAATGACTGAAGACAGCTCACTGGAAGGACTGGTTTGACAGACGCACGTTGATaaccttttactttttcttttctaattaAACCTGATTTAAAAACTCCTCATGTCATGACTCATACCCCAATATGTCTTCGGGATGAATTTTTAAAAGGTAAAAGTTGAACCGAGTCGCTTCATTTACTTTAAACTTCACTAGCCACCACTGAGCTACTGGACGGAATCAAGCTACTGTTAATGGGTGTTACATGAAAATACATCCGTAGTGCAACAACATACTTTGGTTGCGGTTCCTTACTGTGACACCTcccaaatattcaaatatatcCCATTTTGGACAGGAATATTTATAGTTGTATATAATTTTAGTTGCAAATATTTGTGCATACTGGTGTAACTCTTACAGCAGATTTATCCCAGAGGAGTTACGGCCCCTTGCTTTGATGCAAAAAACAATACTTATATTCCTTCTCTACATTAATTTGCCAGATATAAGTTTATATGAAAAATGTGTGTCTAAATTATTGCCATTTTATTGCAAAGGTCGATTCCATCCAGCAGAGGTGCCCACTTCTGGTTTGTAAGAGCCCAGCAATTGTCCATGGTCACCAAAACTGCCTGCAACAGTTTTACTGCACTCGTGTGATTTGCAAGTATTCTTGAGAATTGAATGGCCTTAAAAATCTGTCACTACAGTTTAACCACATTAACATGCCCATGTGTGGATGATAGCATTGCCCCTTGTCCCTCCCCCTAAAAACACAGACCTTAATCCCTGATAATCTCTACATCCACTGAAAGCCTGCAGTCATGGCTGCACAGAAGGAGAATTTACTGTCTCCTGGAAATCTGACGTGCACAGAAAGAGACACTTTCTCAAAACAAAGAGAGCACAATCTAAAAAAGAGGTAAGACTTTTTAATGGTGCCACAGGGTCAGGTTGTGAGATCTCTGGTTTTGTACTTTTTTCCGCAATAGATCTGGATTTTGACAGGGATTTGTAAAGCTAAAAGAATTACTCTTGTGCattctctgcaaaaaaaataaatatttttttcatgtgagcAACAGTGTTAGTAATGTCAGCTTGAAAGTTT
This is a stretch of genomic DNA from Labrus bergylta chromosome 9, fLabBer1.1, whole genome shotgun sequence. It encodes these proteins:
- the zdhhc24 gene encoding probable palmitoyltransferase ZDHHC24; protein product: MTSLASKAFCRVERLCHHLPVLLNTFLVFSITGEVSYLVLVEAPLEADQKKTEWSAWWKAVHLLAQYFMLVNICWNAMLFLRTSPSIKGVFLGGEGMGQGWRYCYTCETHTPPRCSHCYDCNVCVLRRDHHCVFFGRCVGFRNYRYFLSCLLFMWSGLLYATLMNAEVFIVILKEGVTLHSVLLLLIPWIMLVSGQVSAQAFAFAFIADTCVVGFLLVSAFFFFHLFLMFRGQTTREWYSNRRPYSLGLPGNLSHSLGIRWYICWLSPLIQSPLPGDGINFRVTGSLDPTR